The genomic DNA TCTGGGGCACCACCTGTATACCCCATACACATACAGTGTTGTGAAAAAAATATTTGCCTCTTTTTCTAATTCTCAACTTTTACATATTTTTGAtgctgaatgttatcagatcttcaaagAAAACAGAATATTAGAtgaagggaacctgagtgaacaaataaaaCATTACATGCTTATTTCATGTATTCCATTAAAACAAAGTTGTGCAACACCCAATGCCTCGGTGTGAagaagtaattgcccccttacacacAAAAACAGCTTGTACCATCTTTAgctgtaatgactccaaccaaactcTTCCTGTAGtggttgatcagtctctcacgtctCTGTGGAGGCTTTTTTGGCCCACGCTTCAATGCAGAACTGCTGTAACTCAGTGACATTTGTGTCTTTTCAATcatgaactgctcatttcaagtcctgccacaacatctgaATTGGGATCATTAGGTCTGGACTTTTACGAGGTCATTCCAAAATGTCAAATTTGTTGATTTatagccattttcatgtagacttgactgtgtgttttggatcaatgtcttgctgcatgactctCTTCAGCTCACAGActgatggcctgacattctcctgtagagtTCTCTGATAACAATTAATTGTTTGGTTTTCGcccagacataatgggacccatctcatccaaaaagttgactcaaatcaaatcaaatcaaatcaaattttatttgtcacatacacatggttagcagatgttaatgcgagtgtagcgaaatgcttgtgcttctagttccgacaatgcagtaataacgagcaagtaatctaactaacaatctcatccaaaaagttgactcaagtttgcctggaagcacctggatgatcatcaagactcttggaagaatgttctatggacagatgagtcaaaagtataacttttcggacaacatgggtcccattatgcctggcggtaaccaaacactgcattccacagtaagaaccttataccaattgtcaagcatggtggaggtagtgtgatggtttgaggatgctttgctgcctcaggacctggacgacttgccttaaaaGAAGGAACCATGAgatctgctctgtatcagagaactctacaggagaatgtcaggccatcagTCTGTGAGCTGAAGagagtcatgcagcaagacatTGATCCAAAACACAGTCAAGTCTACATGAACATGGCTATAAAGCAACACATTTTAAGTTTTGGAATGGTCTAGTCAAAATCCAGGCCTTATCCCAATTCAGATGTTGTGACAGGAcgtgaaacgagcagttcatgcttgaaaacccacaaatattgctgagttaaagcagttctgtgTGGAAGagtggtccaaaattcctccacagcaatgtgagagactgatcaacaactacaggaagtgtttggttgcagtcattagAGCTAAAGGTGgaacaaccagttattgagtataAAGGGGCAACTACTTTTTCACAGGGGAATTGGATGTtgtaaaattgatttttttttgtaaacttAGGTTACCTTTATCTAattttaggttttggttgaagatctgataacattcactattaaaaatatgcaaaaatgtaGAAAATCAGAAAGGGTGCAATACTTTTTCACAGGTTTGTAGATATCAAGGGCGTACTCAGAAAAACAACCAAATTACAGGATGCGTCAACTCACTGTCTTGCACGGTAACAAGGTGATAGAGCATTGAATATTTACTGAAACTCTCATCTGTTGCGAAATAGGTTTGAAATACAAAACTAGGGACTGTTGCAAGGTTAGGTTGAAACGGCTTGAAAGACAAGACTAGGGACTGTTGCAAGGTTAGGTTGAAACGGCTTTAAAGACAAGACTAGGGACTGTTGCAAGGTTAGGTTGAAACAACTTGAAAGACAAAACTAGGGACTGTTGCAAGGTTAGGTTGAAACAAAGACAAGACTAGGGACTGAAAGGCTGAAACGGCTTGAAAGACAAGACTAGGGACTGTTGCAAGGTTAGGTTGAAACGGCTTTAAAGACAAGACTAGGGACTGTTGCAAGGTTAGGTTGAAACAACTTGAAAGACAAAACTAGGGACTGTTGCAAGGTTAGGTTGAAACAACTTGAAAGACAAAACTAGGGACTGTTGCAAGGTTAGGTTGAAACAACTTGAAAGACAAAACTAGGGACTGTTGCAAGGTTAGGTTGAAACAACTTTAAAGACAAGACTAGGGACTGTTGCAAGGTTAGGTTGAAACAACTTGAAAGACAAAACTAGGGACTGTTGCAAGGTTAGGTTGAAACAACTTGAAAGACAAGACTAGGGACTGTTGCAAGGTTAGGTTGAAACGGCTTTAAAGACAAGACTAGGGACTGTTGCAAGGTTAGGTTGAAACAACTTGAAAGACAAAACTAGGGACTGTTGCAAGGTTAGGTTGAAACGGCTTTAAAGACAAGACTAGGGACTGTTGCAAGGTTAGGCTGAAACGGCTTGAAAGACAAGACTAGGGACTGTTGCAAGGTTAGGCTGAAACGGCTTTAAAGACTCCGTGGCTGCTCTATAGAAATGAAAAATGTACATCGTGGGATTGTAAGGTTCTGATCTACTCTATGAATGTACACATATGTAAACGTTGTTTGACACGCTAACAACTCTTTTATAAGCACACGAGTGTGGTATCCTATAGCAGtgtttgacttggactgaaaCAGGTGCCGTTTCTCATGTTGGGGGCCGGTACTGTTTTATATTTAGACGCAGTAGCTCCACAAAACCTTAATAATATTCTACGAGAGGAATAGGAGCTCGAGCAGTAGAACATGTGAGGTGTCGGTACTGTTTTATATTTAGATGCAGTAGCTCCACAAAACCTTTGAGATAATATTCTACAAGAGGAataggagctcaagcagtagaacatgtgAGGTGTCGGTACTCAGCTCCAGTCAAACACTGATGTAAAGATGTAAAATAAACATAATATCACAATGCCCTCTGACCTTGGTGTCTTTTCCATGCCCTGTACAGgcagatgagagggaggaggaacagTAGCAGGACAGCAAGTGGAATCATGATAGGCAGCTGGTGGAGCAGTTTTTCTTCTGAGGAATCTGCTGTGCAGAAAGAGTGGAGTTATTAGCAAACTATTGCAATAAGATTTTATCTATAACCAGTTTAACTTGTTCTTAATGTATAACTTTCCCCAAAGAAACGTTAACTGTCTCTAATCAATACTCGCCATTGTTTGTCGTGTTTTGGGATGTAACTGTTATCCGTGTCCCATTCCCCACGGATTCAATAAGAGATGGGATCTCTAAAGAAACTTTACAGATGTAAGTACCCGAGTAATTTCTAGTGAGGTTTGAGATGGTCCAATTTGAGCAGTTACAGGCTACAGTCTGCTGAGATGCCCTGTCACGACACTGACTGTTGTTGACCAGAACACTCTTATATTTTATCTCGGTGAGTCCTTCTTTTTTATGCCAATTAACCGTCACTCTTGACACATGTTGATTCCAGCAGCACTGGATCTGAACAGTGTCCCCCTCTGTTACTGTTACATTATGAGGAGACTGGATCACCACCAACATGCCTCTTATCCCTGTGGAGACAGAGAAAACAACATATTAGTGAAACATCAAATGACAAGGCTAAATAGAATGATATGCATGAAGCTGATGTAATGTATTCAAATTAGGGTGGTACCATTGCCAAATCTGAATAATTAATAATTACCATATAAAACATGGTATGAAATGGGGTATAAAACATAGTTTTATTAATTCTACAAGCATTGCTGTTGATGTTAATGATACCAAAATAAATGCATTGACTACAGTGAAATGAATGAAAATAATTTAAGAGAAACTATAAGGTAATGTCCAGACCAGTAGAATGTAAATTACCGTTCCTTTAAAAACACTGTGATGTCTTTGCCCGATGAGCCAAGATGGTGTTGGTTTAATCTAAGATAATGATGGTCCAAATAAATGTGTAACTAATATTTTGTAACCTACCCCAagaagagggagaacagagggaggagaggagcagccAGACCAACAGATGCTTCATCTTTCTGGAAGGATATCAGAATGAGGCCAGTCACTCAGCCTTCAGGTGCTGTGGCCTCCCCCTCTACACTCACACCCAGGGCATGAGAATCACAACTGACACACACTCGCTGTGGACTTCTTCTGATGACGCACTGAAATGTTAACCACAGAGTcgcttctctccatctttctctctcttctttgtgtaatgtgttcTTTCTTCATGCTGAGCCTATGACCCAGTAATGTCATCATCTTTTGGTCCTGCTGTCTGCTCTATACCAGTTGATTTCAAGTATCTGCAGTTCTGAACCAGCTGTATTTGTTGATTAAAGATCTAGTCAAAAGTTTCGTCATTGCCCACCCTGGccgaaccaaaatagagaataaaagggaGTGACAAGACTGCTATATCCTCTGAGGTCTCAATAACCACTGGAAGCACATTCATGGTATCAATACACACAAGTTATTATACAAATCCTGACGGACTATACATGGAATATTGGTATTCAGGAGAATTGAGAACTGGATATTGTTGTAAGGTGAATTTGTAATAGTCTATAAGTCAAAACCTTACGCTTTAGCAATCCAGAGCACGTACCACTGTACATCAGTGGTACGTACACATTATGCTTGACACAGATATAGACCAAATCAGACTACTCACCTTGGCTTTTATGCTCTCTGGCTGTAACTGTTATCTGTGTCCCATCCCCCACGGATTCAATCAGAGATGGGATCTCTTTAGTAGCTTTACAGATGTAAGTACCTGAGTCATTTCTAGTGAAGTTTGAGATGGTCCAATTTGAGCAGTTACAGGTTACAGTCTGCTGAGATGCCCTGTCATAACACTGACTGTTGTTGACCAGAACACTCTTATATTTTATCTCGATGTGTCCTTCTTCATGCCAATTAACTGTCCCTCTTGACACATGTTGATTCCAGCAGCACTGGATCTGAACAGTGTCCCCCGCTGTTACTGTTACATTATGAGGAGACTGGATCACCACCAACATGCCTCTTATCcctgtggagagacagagaaaacaacATATTAGTGAAATATCAAATGACAAGGGTACAATGTAATGTATTCATATTAGGCACAGCTCCTTATAACACACCCACATCTCAATCATTATTCACTTACCATGGTATAAACAAGGTTTTATTTTTtgtctaaaatggatttttattgagtCGGTATAATCAGAATCACAACACCATTTTTTAACTTCCAAACAAACAGGTTTTAAGAGTTCTACACCTTACACGTAAAACAAGTACGTGGAAGGACAAAACCAGTTATTTTCTAAATATTCGTAATGTATAAGTTAGGTTTTGATGAACCCAATACGAACGGTCTGCACTTACCGTTGGATGAGAGAAAACAGATAGATGAGCGGAGCAGGCAGCAACACAAGTTATAAAAGTACCTCATGTCAGATGACTGATGGGATGATCTGTTCTCTCACTTATACCATCACCtttctgactctccctctctctctgtgtatttatttatttcacactTTCCCAGCCAACTACAGCttgtcatttctctctccccGTTGTACGGCCAGCACTGCTGTGGACTCCTCTACCCATCTCCCCTTGCGTAAGTATAGGGAATATTGACCTAGAAATTACAGTAAGCTTGGAAAAAGAATACTGTAGAAAAGTGACAGTCACACTATCTGTATTACAGGAATCATAACTAGGGCCCGGAGTGTATCCAGGGTATCCCTCACGTCAACCTTCAGAGGCTTCacctacagttgtggccaaaagttttgagaatgacacaaatattcatttccacaaagtctgctgcctcagtgtctttagatgttgtcagatgttactatggaatactgaagtataattacaagcatttcataagtggcaaaggcttttattgacaattacatgaagttgatgcaaagagtcaatatttgcattgttgactcttctttttcaagacctctgcaatccgccctggcatgctgtcaattcacttctgggccacatcctgactgatggcagcccattcttgcataatcaatgcttgaagtttgtcagaatttgtggggtttttgtttgtccatccgcctcttgaggattgaccacaagttctcaattggattaaggtctggggagtttcctggccatgcaCCCATAATATCAAtgtgttccccgagccacttagttatcacttttgccttatggcaaggtgctccatcatgctggaaaaggttCCACGCACCCTCCTTCCGTAGCTACGATCTCTTTTATATTCCATCTATCACATCTTTCACACAGTCACTCGTACCACACTACATCTTAGTAAGGTGCAGGTCTAATATCGGGTGGCTCACATTAATAATGGATTGTGTCCGCAGGGAGGAAGCAGATGAGGACTACACCTACTCTGTCACCACCAGAATACCAGAGAGTTTCCCCAGCGGCAGGCTGTGTTACAGGTTGGAGCAGAGCTACTCGctgggccccctggaggtcaacACTGAGGCTGTCCTCAGGATCAAGACCAGCCTGAACAACAACAATTGTTCGTTCATGAAGCTCTTCCtggatgacaaggtaaaaatctgtcgttctgcccatgaaataggcagttaaccaactgttcggtcatcattgtaaataagaatgtcctttactgacttgcctagtttaaaatatatatatttattcacaTCTTTAGAAGTGTAATTCCACAACAAAATGTTCAGATTGATCACTGGGTGCTCTTGATTTGAATGTTGCATTTCAGAGCCAATTCAAGTGAAGCTACAGGTTTACGTGTGTGTAAGGtagttgttagatattactgcatggtcggaactagaagcacaagcatttcgcaaacactcgcattaacatctgcatgtgaccaataaaatttgatttatagACTGATGTCATCCTATGGAAAGTACTTATTCTTTAAGGCCAATAACAGGAAGTGGCCGTGTGGTCTACTGTGGACTGTCAGCGCTGTGCTCACTTGCAAACAGGAAGATCACTAACGCCCTACAGATGAACAATCTTACCG from Oncorhynchus tshawytscha isolate Ot180627B linkage group LG15, Otsh_v2.0, whole genome shotgun sequence includes the following:
- the LOC112214830 gene encoding uncharacterized protein LOC112214830 isoform X3, which produces MKHLLVWLLLSSLCSPSSWGIRGMLVVIQSPHNVTVTEGDTVQIQCCWNQHVSRVTVNWHKKEGLTEIKYKSVLVNNSQCRDRASQQTVACNCSNWTISNLTRNYSDSSEEKLLHQLPIMIPLAVLLLFLLPLICLYRAWKRHQGGAPDRTVRVIHEAPNHEDEELKMEELEEAANQSSSSSSRGSTQWCQVQVYESLDYLALPTQDKG
- the LOC112214830 gene encoding uncharacterized protein LOC112214830 isoform X1, whose amino-acid sequence is MKHLLVWLLLSSLCSPSSWGIRGMLVVIQSPHNVTVTEGDTVQIQCCWNQHVSRVTVNWHKKEGLTEIKYKSVLVNNSQCRDRASQQTVACNCSNWTISNLTRNYSGTYICKVSLEIPSLIESVGNGTRITVTSQNTTNNDSSEEKLLHQLPIMIPLAVLLLFLLPLICLYRAWKRHQGGAPDRTVRVIHEAPNHEDEELKMEELEEAANQSSSSSSRGSTQWCQVQVYESLDYLALPTQDKG
- the LOC112214830 gene encoding uncharacterized protein LOC112214830 isoform X2, which encodes MLVVIQSPHNVTVTEGDTVQIQCCWNQHVSRVTVNWHKKEGLTEIKYKSVLVNNSQCRDRASQQTVACNCSNWTISNLTRNYSGTYICKVSLEIPSLIESVGNGTRITVTSQNTTNNDSSEEKLLHQLPIMIPLAVLLLFLLPLICLYRAWKRHQGGAPDRTVRVIHEAPNHEDEELKMEELEEAANQSSSSSSRGSTQWCQVQVYESLDYLALPTQDKG
- the LOC112214832 gene encoding epididymis-specific alpha-mannosidase-like, with the protein product MDCVRREEADEDYTYSVTTRIPESFPSGRLCYRLEQSYSLGPLEVNTEAVLRIKTSLNNNNCSFMKLFLDDKISQVVDISNTTAYSN